A stretch of the Papaver somniferum cultivar HN1 chromosome 6, ASM357369v1, whole genome shotgun sequence genome encodes the following:
- the LOC113287995 gene encoding ribonuclease 3-like protein 2, which produces MLALTNYSSTMTSEEDFHSEENLSVLDVIKSTTIWVSSVEEIIQYRFRNKGLLEEALTHSSYTESPSYQRLEFVGDAALGLAVANFVFLTYPDLDPGQLSLLRAANISTEKLARVAIRHNLYPFMRHNAPSLDIKVREFALAVQEEGDEIPHAGSVKAPKVLADLVESIAAAIYVDCNFDLKLLWEYFSRLLEPIVTLETLEQQPVTMLYEVCQKQGKHVDIKHWRKGTRNIASVYVDGKLIGSSSSDQKDIAKISAAKEALERMYEMGSLPLEDGSIVKVDDLQEIEGAKQKLNSLCTKKRWSMPVYKVDKEVGAAHERGFVCSVQIETAAGTYVTSGDVKTKVKEAENSAASMMLHGLEDPKFGLGKIS; this is translated from the exons atgctTGCCCTAACCAATTACTCTTCCACCATGACATCAGAAGAAGATTTTCATTCAGAAGAGAATCTATCAGTATTAGATGTAATTAAATCAACAACAATTTGGGTGTCATCGGTAGAAGAAATTATTCAATATAGATTTAGAAATAAAGGTTTATTAGAAGAAGCCTTAACGCATTCATCTTATACTGAATCACCTTCTTATCAAAGACTTGAGTTTGTTGGTGATGCTGCTTTAGGCTTAGCCGTTGCTAATTTTGTCTTTTTAACTTATCCTGATCTTGATCCTGGTCAGCTTTCTCTACTTCGTGCTGCTAATATTAGTACTGAGAAACTTGCCAGAGTTGCTATTAGACATAATCTTTATCCTTTTATGCGTCATAATGCtccttctcttgatattaag GTGAGAGAATTTGCTCTGGCAGTACAGGAAGAGGGAGATGAAATTCCACATGCTGGAAGTGTTAAAGCACCTAAGGTTTTAGCTGATCTTGTTGAATCAATTGCAGCTGCAATTTATGTTGATTGTAATTTTGATTTAAAGCTTCTTTGGGAG TACTTTAGTCGGCTGTTGGAACCGATTGTAACTCTAGAAACTTTGGAGCAGCAACCTGTGACAATGTTGTATGAGGTTTGTCAGAAGCAGGGGAAACATGTAGATATTAAACATTGGAGAAAAGGAACGAGAAATATTGCTAGTGTTTATGTGGATGGCAAACTCATAGGATCAAGTAGTTCTGATCAAAAGGATATTGCAAAAATTAGTGCTGCGAAAGAAGCTCTTGAGAGAATGTACGAGATGGGTTCTTTGCCTCTGGAAGATGGGAGTATTGTCAAGGTGGATGACTTGCAAGAGATTGAAGGTGCAAAACAAAAATTGAATTCACTTTGCACCAAGAAACGATGGTCAATGCCAGTTTACAA AGTTGACAAAGAAGTCGGGGCTGCACATGAGAGAGGATTTGTATGTTCCGTACAGATTGAAACTGCCGCAGGTACTTATGTGACATCAGGAGATGTAAAGACGAAGGTGAAGGAGGCTGAAAATTCTGCAGCTTCAATGATGCTACATGGTTTAGAAGACCCAAAATTTGGATTGGGAAAAATCTCCTGA